Proteins found in one Quercus robur chromosome 2, dhQueRobu3.1, whole genome shotgun sequence genomic segment:
- the LOC126713240 gene encoding dof zinc finger protein DOF4.6, whose translation MDTAQWPQEIVVKPIEEIVSNTCPKPASLERKARPQKEQALNCPRCNSTNTKFCYYNNYSLTQPRYFCKTCRRYWTEGGSLRNIPVGGGSRKNKRSASSSSNSSSSNTSSKNKLPDLVTPQSLSQSSTQNPKIHEGHDLNLGFPTTQDFRTITELVQVPSINNDNSNKNQISGTSSTTTNTTTASHQLSALELLTGITSRGFNSFMPMPVQDPNSVYTSGFPLVHDFKPTLNFSLDGLGVGSGYGSFQGVQENSGRLLFPFEDLKQVSSTTNGIEQNKEQGDSAGYWTGMLGGGSW comes from the exons ATGGACACTGCTCAATGGCCACAG GAGATTGTGGTGAAACCAATAGAAGAGATAGTCTCCAACACATGTCCAAAGCCTGCAAGTTTAGAAAGGAAAGCAAGGCCTCAGAAAGAACAAGCCCTAAACTGTCCAAGGTGCAATTCAACTAACACCAAGTTCTGCTACTACAACAACTACAGCCTCACACAGCCTAGATACTTTTGCAAGACTTGTAGAAGGTATTGGACTGAAGGTGGTTCTCTGAGAAACATTCCTGTTGGTGGGGGTTCAAGAAAGAACAAGAGGtcagcctcttcttcttctaattctTCCTCCTCTAATACTTCATCAAAAAATAAGCTTCCTGATTTGGTCACACCCCAAAGCCTGTCACAATCTTCCACTCAAAACCCTAAGATCCATGAAGGTCATGATCTAAACTTGGGTTTCCCAACCACACAAGATTTCAGAACTATCACAGAATTGGTTCAAGTACCTAGCATTAATAATGATAACAGCAACAAGAACCAAATTTCTGGTACTTCTTCTACTACTACCAATACCACTACTGCATCTCATCAACTTTCTGCTTTGGAGCTTCTTACTGGAATTACTTCAAGGGGTTTCAATTCCTTCATGCCCATGCCAGTTCAGGATCCAAACTCAGTTTATACATCTGGGTTTCCTCTAGTACATGATTTCAAGCCAACTCTGAATTTCTCTCTGGATGGGCTTGGAGTTGGAAGTGGGTATGGGAGTTTCCAAGGTGTTCAAGAGAACAGTGGCAGACTTTTGTTTCCATTTGAAGATTTGAAACAAGTCTCAAGCACCACAAATggtattgaacaaaacaaagagCAAGGAGATTCAGCTGGGTATTGGACTGGGATGCTAGGTGGTGGATCATggtaa
- the LOC126713241 gene encoding uncharacterized protein LOC126713241 produces MYVKAHRPTDLNRNTEWFTYPGVWTTYILILFFSWLIVLSVLNCSSGLAWTIVHLSHFLVTYHFFHWKKGTPFADDQGIYNRLTWWEQIDSGKQLTRNRKFLTVVPVVLYLIASHTTDYQHPMLFFNTLAVFVLVVAKFPHMHKVRIFGINADQ; encoded by the exons atgTATGTGAAGGCGCACCGACCCACGGATCTGAACCGGAACACAGAATGGTTCACGTACCCGGGCGTGTGGACCACCTACATTCTCATCCTCTTCTTCTCGTGGCTCATCGTTCTCTCCGTTCTCAATTGCTCGTCTGGCTTGGCTTGGACCATAGTCCACCTCTCTCATTTTCTC GTTACTTATCACTTCTTTCATTGGAAGAAGGGAACACCATTTGCCGATGACCAAGGTATCTACAACAGGTTGACCTGGTGGGAGCAGATAGACAGTGGCAAGCAGCTCACTCGTAATAGAAAGTTTTTGACTGTGGTGCCTGTTGTGCT GTATTTGATAGCCTCACACACGACGGACTATCAGCACCCTATGCTCTTCTTCAACACGTTAGCAGTTTTTGTGCTGGTGGTTGCAAAGTTCCCGCACATGCACAAGGTCCGTATATTTGGAATCAATGCTGATCAATGA